The following proteins are encoded in a genomic region of Clostridium kluyveri:
- the fliM gene encoding flagellar motor switch protein FliM: MADVLSQNEIDALLAALSTGELTPDEVPQEEEQQKVKPYDFRSPQKFSKDHIRTLELIHDNYARIISNYLTAQVRSNVKVKVESVQQITYEEFIHSVPNPTILTIFKMPPLSGTVLFEINPQFVFEIIDLLLGGSGTGKYKAREFTDIDKNIIKVVNEGLISNLKLAWEDVMEVETEVEGIETNPALNQTLAPNDPIALISFSVELGKSTTFINICIPYLSIEKVLDKLVVQYWFQDGDEEVLAESREKLRERLNIVGIHLTAVLGTVEVTVNEFLNLNIGDVLTLKEKTTDPVKLMLEDKIYYYGKPGIIGKNMGVEILDIIDKDVENYE, encoded by the coding sequence ATGGCAGATGTATTATCGCAGAATGAGATAGACGCCCTTCTTGCGGCTCTTTCCACAGGGGAACTTACCCCGGATGAGGTACCTCAGGAGGAGGAACAGCAGAAGGTAAAACCTTATGATTTTAGGAGTCCCCAGAAATTTTCCAAAGATCATATAAGAACTCTGGAGCTTATTCATGACAACTATGCCAGAATAATTTCCAATTATTTAACTGCACAGGTTAGAAGCAATGTAAAAGTAAAAGTAGAATCCGTGCAGCAAATAACCTATGAAGAGTTTATTCATTCTGTGCCAAACCCTACTATTTTGACCATATTTAAAATGCCGCCTTTAAGTGGAACTGTATTGTTTGAGATAAATCCTCAGTTTGTGTTTGAGATTATAGATTTACTTTTAGGTGGAAGTGGAACAGGAAAATATAAGGCCAGGGAATTTACAGATATAGATAAGAATATTATAAAAGTGGTAAATGAAGGACTCATATCAAACTTGAAATTGGCCTGGGAAGATGTAATGGAAGTGGAAACGGAAGTAGAGGGAATAGAGACAAATCCTGCACTGAATCAGACCCTTGCACCTAATGATCCCATTGCTCTTATAAGTTTTTCAGTGGAACTTGGTAAAAGTACTACCTTCATAAATATATGTATTCCTTATTTAAGTATAGAAAAGGTACTTGATAAACTAGTGGTTCAATACTGGTTTCAAGATGGAGATGAAGAAGTGTTAGCTGAATCCCGGGAAAAACTTAGAGAGAGATTAAACATAGTAGGAATTCACCTTACGGCGGTTCTTGGAACTGTAGAAGTAACGGTAAATGAATTCTTGAATTTGAATATAGGAGATGTACTGACATTGAAGGAGAAAACTACAGATCCTGTGAAACTTATGCTGGAGGATAAGATATACTACTATGGAAAACCTGGCATAATAGGAAAAAATATGGGGGTTGAAATATTGGATATTATAGATAAGGATGTGGAAAATTATGAGTAA
- the flgK gene encoding flagellar hook-associated protein FlgK has translation MPGLFSIFNTSKSGLFAQQTSINVTSHNIANAETEGYSRQRATLVTTTPYTMPSMNAATIAGQLGTGVTVASIDRIRDSFLDYQIRVENGVNGHYTAKDKYLSQVENVLNEPTDSGISSLMSEFFNSWQDLSSSPQNTSTVAQQAYQLTNDLNSVYSQLTSIKDNAKSEIKSAVVDINSMLTQISQLNQQIKDVKMSGNNPNDLMDSRDLLLDQLSEKFGISIDPRKYEGIDVTTSNSSIYGDADDNGAAPLISEGGSPLNIVQANDADNINVATFSCVTSITKKTDTDGTTGKATYEVSYYKKGDTLSDDNKVTMYVSMTEEEADKLDTSRVLWANNEGTAYKVKDGKDASGKDAKVIDGSLNNNSTTVDSPISFNQLALFTPPSGELKGYVSVQNNVAEYQDELNRLAKSLAVSVNAIVSQSSTWVADNSGSPEGGINNFFVNGDTDGNNSEEDENNINAGNITVNIDILNDPSKIKIATKYDSNGNSLGTDTDSNRALAIAQLANSLMNIQSVTEGSSREELIGDIFATNDTLNNVYAVGSVNGGSTLDNYFNNLVNKVGMHEEEAKKQVDYEATQLESFTQSRESTSGVSLDEEMTNLIQFQHCYQANAKMISTVDELLDVVINGLKR, from the coding sequence ATGCCGGGGTTGTTTTCAATATTCAACACCTCAAAAAGCGGGCTCTTTGCCCAGCAGACTTCAATAAATGTTACTTCACATAACATAGCAAATGCAGAGACAGAAGGGTATTCAAGGCAGAGAGCTACACTCGTTACTACCACTCCCTATACCATGCCTTCCATGAATGCGGCAACTATTGCAGGTCAGCTGGGAACGGGAGTAACAGTAGCATCCATAGATAGAATAAGGGATAGTTTTTTAGATTATCAGATAAGAGTGGAAAATGGAGTTAATGGTCATTATACTGCTAAGGATAAATATTTAAGTCAGGTGGAAAATGTATTAAATGAGCCCACAGATAGTGGGATATCCTCTCTTATGAGTGAATTTTTTAATTCCTGGCAGGATCTTTCATCCTCACCCCAGAACACCAGTACGGTAGCTCAACAGGCATATCAGCTTACCAATGATTTAAACAGTGTTTATTCTCAGCTTACAAGTATAAAAGACAATGCTAAAAGTGAAATAAAAAGTGCAGTAGTGGATATAAACAGTATGCTTACTCAGATTTCACAGCTGAATCAGCAAATAAAGGATGTAAAGATGTCCGGCAATAATCCAAATGATCTTATGGACAGTAGAGATTTGCTGCTGGATCAACTAAGTGAGAAATTTGGCATAAGTATTGATCCTAGAAAATATGAAGGAATAGATGTAACCACCTCCAACAGTTCCATATATGGAGATGCAGATGACAATGGTGCGGCACCTTTGATTTCAGAGGGAGGATCCCCTCTTAATATAGTCCAGGCAAATGATGCAGATAACATAAACGTGGCCACTTTTTCCTGCGTCACCAGCATAACTAAAAAGACAGATACTGATGGAACTACTGGAAAAGCCACCTATGAGGTATCTTACTATAAAAAGGGGGATACACTTTCAGATGATAATAAAGTTACCATGTATGTAAGCATGACTGAAGAGGAAGCAGACAAGTTAGATACAAGCAGGGTGCTCTGGGCCAATAATGAAGGAACTGCCTACAAGGTGAAAGATGGGAAAGATGCTTCTGGAAAAGACGCCAAAGTAATTGACGGCAGTTTAAATAATAATAGTACTACGGTTGACAGTCCTATAAGTTTTAACCAGCTGGCGCTTTTTACACCACCTTCTGGAGAATTAAAAGGATATGTATCTGTTCAAAATAATGTGGCAGAATATCAAGATGAACTTAATAGGCTGGCGAAATCCCTGGCTGTTTCAGTAAATGCCATAGTAAGTCAGAGCAGTACCTGGGTGGCAGATAACAGCGGCTCCCCGGAGGGAGGAATTAATAATTTCTTTGTAAATGGAGATACTGATGGAAATAACTCAGAAGAGGATGAAAACAATATAAATGCAGGCAACATAACTGTAAATATAGATATATTAAACGACCCATCCAAGATAAAAATAGCTACCAAATATGATTCAAATGGAAATTCTCTGGGCACCGATACAGATAGCAACAGGGCACTGGCTATAGCGCAGCTGGCAAACAGTCTCATGAATATTCAAAGCGTTACAGAAGGTTCCTCAAGAGAAGAGCTCATAGGAGATATTTTTGCTACAAATGATACTTTAAATAACGTGTATGCTGTAGGAAGTGTGAATGGCGGTTCAACTTTGGATAATTATTTTAATAATCTGGTAAATAAAGTGGGTATGCATGAGGAAGAAGCTAAAAAGCAGGTAGATTATGAAGCTACTCAGCTTGAGAGTTTTACCCAGTCCAGAGAATCCACATCAGGGGTTTCACTGGATGAGGAAATGACAAATCTCATACAGTTCCAGCACTGTTATCAAGCCAATGCAAAGATGATATCCACTGTAGATGAACTTTTGGATGTGGTAATAAATGGACTTAAACGATAA
- a CDS encoding response regulator, with translation MAKILIVDDAAFMRMMIKDILEKNGFEVVGEANNGIKAVELYKKEKPDVVTMDITMPDMDGIEAVKQIRAFDASAKIIMCSAMGQQTMVMDAIKAGARDFIVKPFQPDRVLEAINKVVAS, from the coding sequence ATGGCTAAAATATTAATTGTGGATGATGCTGCATTTATGAGAATGATGATAAAGGATATACTTGAAAAAAATGGTTTTGAGGTAGTAGGGGAGGCAAATAATGGTATAAAAGCTGTGGAGTTATATAAAAAGGAAAAACCGGATGTGGTTACCATGGATATAACCATGCCTGATATGGATGGCATTGAAGCTGTAAAACAAATAAGAGCTTTTGATGCCAGTGCAAAGATAATAATGTGTTCTGCCATGGGACAACAGACTATGGTTATGGATGCCATAAAAGCAGGGGCTAGAGATTTTATAGTAAAACCGTTCCAGCCAGACAGAGTACTGGAAGCTATAAATAAAGTTGTAGCATCTTAA
- the fliY gene encoding flagellar motor switch phosphatase FliY, producing MSNGFLSQEEIDALLNGGQEDENTSPSEVAIESEDGSELSDVEKDLLGEIGNISMGSASTALSTIINQQVNITTPVVTLTTLRKLKDEFEIPNVALEVKYTAGIIGENLLVMKVTDAYVIANLMMGGEGKIEGEVKELGEIETSAVSEAMNQMIGSAATSMATMFMREINISPPVSNIWDDGTEPLSQEISEDETIIKVSFSLKIGELVDSHIMQLFPVNTAKKIIAIMMGKEEEEKVEDKVEDSKPEAPVKTENTSLPSQSPQPQVEASNNIYEKPIETNINKQPVEVQKAVFQSLDSAPSRGNIPRNIDLILDVPLEISVVLGRTKKSIKDILNLGTGSLVELDKLTEEPVEILVNGKKVAYGEVIVIDENFGVRIKSIISSEDRISSLK from the coding sequence ATGAGTAATGGCTTCCTTTCACAAGAAGAAATAGATGCACTTTTAAATGGGGGACAAGAAGATGAAAATACTTCTCCATCGGAAGTAGCAATAGAAAGTGAAGATGGGTCAGAATTGTCAGATGTAGAGAAAGATTTACTTGGGGAAATAGGCAATATATCCATGGGTTCTGCATCCACAGCACTTTCTACAATAATAAACCAACAGGTAAATATAACTACTCCGGTGGTGACTTTGACCACACTGAGAAAATTAAAGGATGAATTTGAAATTCCAAATGTGGCACTGGAAGTTAAATATACAGCAGGGATAATCGGGGAAAATCTTCTGGTTATGAAGGTTACAGATGCCTATGTAATAGCAAATCTTATGATGGGTGGAGAGGGGAAAATTGAAGGGGAAGTGAAAGAACTAGGTGAGATAGAAACCAGTGCGGTATCTGAGGCCATGAATCAGATGATAGGGTCTGCAGCCACTTCCATGGCAACCATGTTCATGAGAGAAATAAATATTTCTCCTCCTGTATCCAATATATGGGATGATGGTACAGAACCTTTGTCCCAGGAGATATCGGAAGATGAAACTATTATAAAAGTATCCTTTTCTCTTAAGATTGGGGAATTGGTGGACAGCCATATAATGCAGTTATTCCCGGTGAATACGGCTAAAAAAATAATTGCCATAATGATGGGAAAAGAGGAAGAAGAAAAAGTAGAAGATAAGGTAGAAGATTCTAAACCGGAAGCACCTGTTAAAACTGAAAATACCAGCTTACCTTCCCAAAGTCCTCAGCCACAGGTGGAGGCTTCAAATAATATATATGAAAAACCTATAGAAACCAATATAAACAAACAGCCTGTGGAGGTGCAAAAGGCAGTATTTCAGTCTTTAGATTCTGCTCCTTCAAGAGGTAATATACCAAGAAATATAGATTTGATACTGGATGTACCACTTGAAATATCTGTTGTTCTTGGGAGGACTAAAAAGAGTATCAAAGATATTTTAAATCTTGGTACAGGTTCTCTGGTAGAGTTGGACAAACTAACAGAAGAACCGGTGGAAATATTGGTAAATGGAAAAAAAGTAGCTTATGGAGAAGTAATTGTAATAGATGAAAATTTCGGGGTGAGAATAAAGAGCATTATAAGTAGTGAAGATAGAATTAGTTCTCTTAAATAG
- a CDS encoding flagellar protein FlgN, producing MLLELKHIMEEEYTVLKKLLEALREQNRYLVRREAFNLDKIVKILEERSKNVALLEMKRRKLTKNRPMREIIEEAKDENLKKIYEDIVEVLQKMQFQKDTNEALIKHGMIFTHQMLRALNPNVEAKTYNSIGRSR from the coding sequence TTGCTTTTAGAATTAAAGCATATAATGGAAGAGGAATATACAGTTTTAAAAAAGCTCTTGGAAGCCTTAAGAGAACAAAACAGATATCTTGTAAGAAGAGAAGCCTTTAATTTAGATAAAATAGTAAAAATACTGGAGGAGAGAAGCAAAAACGTAGCTCTTCTTGAAATGAAGAGAAGAAAACTTACTAAAAACAGACCCATGAGAGAAATAATAGAAGAAGCAAAGGATGAGAATTTGAAAAAGATTTATGAAGACATAGTAGAAGTACTTCAAAAAATGCAATTTCAAAAGGATACCAATGAAGCACTTATAAAGCACGGTATGATTTTTACCCATCAGATGTTAAGAGCTCTTAATCCAAATGTGGAGGCAAAGACCTACAATTCCATTGGAAGGAGCAGATGA
- the flgL gene encoding flagellar hook-associated protein FlgL: MRITNKYLTNSFLSDMKKNLNNLNKIQGQLSSTKNFSKPSDDPLNVQKSMQLNTSITVNSQYGTNIKTALTWMEATDTTLGQIGTVLTNIRNNLVKAGDAAYGQDDKDKINDEVNQQISQLAQLFNTNLGGEYIFGGTQGLSKPVTTESYSITREITDDDGNTITDKYEGCISLKYADKDGNVIEALPQVVSDDFNVNNWTGKSITFNVNGTDYSVALNASDESIDDVIKDLNDKIQSNSALKDKINVVKTNDGNIKILAVDESDTIKITTDISDMASSSGKQLSSVAVDNIASDKNIEVSQGVVLSYNATAVEVMQYGEGQGNDIRALMDRIVHHLAGQVESDTDSNGDPVDKNTTGAILGSDGKYYVWKNDATEAKEKLTNEDLVDIDAASKQVLKVRSEIGAKEKRMENLSDQNDSAKISLTETLSKIEDIDVTEKTVEYSTMITVYIACLQTSAKIMQSTLMDYLN; the protein is encoded by the coding sequence TTGAGAATAACAAATAAATACCTTACGAATAGTTTTCTTTCAGATATGAAGAAAAATCTTAATAATTTAAATAAAATACAAGGGCAGCTCTCATCTACTAAAAATTTTTCCAAGCCCTCTGATGATCCCTTGAACGTGCAAAAGTCAATGCAGCTTAATACTTCCATAACTGTAAACAGTCAATATGGTACAAACATAAAAACAGCACTGACCTGGATGGAAGCTACAGATACTACTCTAGGGCAAATAGGAACAGTACTTACTAATATAAGGAATAATTTAGTAAAAGCAGGAGATGCAGCTTATGGACAGGATGACAAAGATAAAATCAATGATGAAGTAAATCAACAGATATCTCAATTGGCACAGCTTTTCAATACAAATCTAGGAGGAGAATATATATTTGGAGGTACCCAAGGACTTTCAAAGCCTGTAACTACAGAAAGCTACAGTATAACCCGGGAAATAACAGATGATGATGGCAATACAATCACTGATAAATATGAAGGGTGTATTTCTTTAAAATATGCAGACAAGGATGGAAATGTAATAGAAGCACTTCCGCAGGTGGTATCAGATGATTTTAATGTGAATAACTGGACTGGAAAATCTATAACTTTTAATGTAAATGGAACGGATTACTCTGTAGCTTTAAATGCTTCAGATGAAAGTATAGATGATGTGATAAAGGATTTAAATGATAAGATACAGAGCAATTCTGCCCTTAAAGATAAAATAAATGTAGTAAAAACCAATGATGGAAATATAAAAATTTTAGCTGTGGATGAAAGTGACACCATAAAAATTACCACAGATATATCAGATATGGCATCTAGTTCCGGCAAACAACTTTCGAGTGTGGCTGTTGACAATATAGCTTCAGATAAAAATATAGAAGTATCCCAAGGAGTAGTTTTAAGTTATAATGCCACAGCAGTAGAGGTAATGCAGTATGGAGAAGGACAAGGAAATGATATAAGGGCACTTATGGATAGAATAGTACATCATTTAGCTGGACAGGTAGAATCCGATACAGATTCAAATGGTGATCCTGTAGATAAAAATACAACAGGTGCAATACTAGGTTCAGATGGCAAGTATTATGTATGGAAAAATGATGCAACCGAAGCAAAAGAAAAACTTACAAATGAAGATCTTGTGGATATAGACGCAGCTTCAAAACAGGTACTTAAGGTTCGTTCTGAAATAGGAGCAAAAGAAAAAAGGATGGAAAATTTAAGTGATCAAAATGATTCTGCAAAGATAAGTTTAACTGAAACTCTTTCTAAAATAGAGGATATAGATGTAACGGAGAAAACCGTAGAGTATTCCACCATGATTACAGTATATATAGCCTGCCTTCAGACCAGTGCAAAAATAATGCAGTCTACTCTTATGGATTATCTCAATTAA
- a CDS encoding chemotaxis protein CheA, with protein sequence MDTSQYMSMFLEEAMDNLQILNESLLQLEQEPHNIDKVNEIFRVAHTLKGMAATMGFNEVGELTHKMEDVLSRFRDGKLKVTQDVVTVLFKCLDTLEQMIKNIEDGVEEEVPIKGIIEELENIANLQNNDKEKELKEDIQEEKQNDSAKSTKNIQVELNEYDINVVKQARDKGFNSYQIRVTISENTLLKSARVFLIFKSLEEMGEIIKSVPNTEDLENENFDFEVDLTFVTTSDENKVYENLMNISEVEEVSIEKIDIEAEKIKKMQTKDTQSEQIKSIIQRGASSKVEDIKPKPALVPDKDKGNKKAAKKEPHKKAHQSVRVDLERLDKFMNMVSELVINRTRLEQISSNYKLNELNETLEQVARTTSDLQDLVMKIRMLPLDTVFNRFPRMIRDLSVELDKEMELVIEGADTELDRTVIDEIGEPLIHLIRNAADHGIESKEERISKGKDPVGKISLIAYQEGTNAVIKVVDDGSGIPVDKVRQKAENMGINTEGMSDNDVKNLIFLQGFSTNTEVTDISGRGVGMDVVKTKISALGGTVDVVSEKNEGSAFVIRLPLTLQIIQVLLVGVGNETMAISLSYVDRVIDYKEDLIKMTNNKEVIIYNGNVISLVRLYDKLRVEKSKNNKNYIVIVKVGEKTVGLMVDSLLGQREIVIKPLGKTLQNLKEYMGATILGDGLVTLILDVAALV encoded by the coding sequence ATGGATACATCACAGTATATGTCTATGTTCCTAGAAGAAGCAATGGACAATCTGCAGATTTTAAATGAGTCACTACTTCAACTTGAACAAGAGCCTCACAACATAGACAAAGTAAATGAAATTTTTAGAGTTGCACATACATTAAAGGGAATGGCAGCTACCATGGGATTTAATGAAGTAGGAGAGTTAACCCATAAAATGGAAGATGTATTGTCCAGGTTTAGAGATGGCAAACTAAAGGTTACTCAAGATGTGGTGACAGTTTTATTTAAATGTCTGGATACCCTTGAGCAGATGATAAAAAATATAGAAGATGGTGTGGAAGAAGAAGTTCCTATAAAGGGTATTATAGAAGAATTGGAGAATATAGCTAATTTACAAAATAATGATAAAGAGAAGGAATTAAAGGAAGATATACAGGAAGAAAAACAAAATGACAGTGCAAAGAGTACTAAAAACATACAGGTAGAATTAAATGAATATGATATAAACGTAGTTAAGCAGGCGCGAGATAAAGGATTTAATTCTTATCAGATAAGGGTAACCATTAGTGAAAATACCCTGCTGAAATCTGCCAGAGTATTTCTCATATTCAAGAGTCTGGAGGAAATGGGGGAGATAATTAAATCTGTTCCAAATACAGAAGACCTGGAAAATGAAAACTTTGATTTTGAAGTAGACCTTACCTTTGTTACCACAAGTGATGAAAATAAAGTGTATGAAAACTTGATGAATATATCTGAAGTGGAAGAGGTATCCATAGAAAAAATAGATATAGAAGCAGAAAAAATAAAAAAAATGCAGACTAAAGATACACAAAGTGAGCAAATAAAGTCCATAATTCAAAGGGGGGCTTCATCCAAAGTAGAAGATATAAAGCCAAAGCCTGCTCTTGTACCTGATAAAGACAAAGGAAATAAAAAGGCGGCAAAAAAAGAACCACATAAAAAGGCGCATCAATCTGTGAGAGTGGATTTAGAGAGACTGGATAAATTTATGAATATGGTATCAGAGCTTGTTATAAATAGAACAAGACTTGAACAGATAAGCAGTAATTATAAATTGAATGAATTAAATGAAACTTTAGAGCAAGTGGCCAGAACCACTTCAGATCTTCAAGATCTGGTTATGAAAATTAGAATGCTGCCTCTTGATACGGTATTTAACAGATTTCCAAGGATGATAAGAGATTTATCTGTGGAACTTGACAAAGAAATGGAACTTGTAATTGAAGGAGCGGATACGGAACTTGACAGAACTGTAATAGATGAAATAGGAGAACCTTTGATTCATCTCATTAGAAATGCGGCAGATCATGGCATAGAATCAAAAGAGGAGAGAATATCAAAAGGCAAAGATCCTGTTGGAAAAATAAGTCTTATTGCCTATCAGGAGGGTACCAATGCAGTAATAAAGGTTGTAGATGATGGAAGTGGAATACCTGTGGACAAGGTAAGACAAAAGGCTGAAAATATGGGTATAAACACCGAGGGCATGTCAGACAATGATGTGAAAAACCTTATATTTTTGCAGGGATTCAGCACCAATACTGAAGTAACGGATATTTCAGGCAGGGGAGTAGGTATGGATGTAGTTAAGACAAAGATATCCGCCCTGGGGGGAACTGTAGATGTGGTAAGTGAAAAGAATGAAGGTTCTGCCTTTGTAATAAGACTTCCTCTTACACTTCAGATAATACAGGTGTTATTGGTAGGAGTAGGAAATGAGACTATGGCAATATCCCTAAGTTATGTAGATAGAGTTATAGACTATAAAGAGGACTTGATAAAAATGACCAACAATAAAGAGGTCATAATATATAATGGAAATGTAATATCTCTTGTAAGGTTATATGATAAACTAAGGGTTGAAAAATCTAAAAACAATAAAAATTATATAGTAATAGTTAAAGTAGGGGAAAAAACTGTGGGACTTATGGTAGACTCACTACTTGGACAAAGGGAAATTGTTATAAAACCTCTTGGAAAAACATTGCAAAATCTGAAGGAATACATGGGAGCAACAATACTTGGAGATGGCCTTGTAACATTGATATTGGATGTTGCTGCTCTGGTATAA
- a CDS encoding CheR family methyltransferase yields MDMAYFEQWVLKEFNINLSAYKSNQLHRRINSLMSRVGVSSIDEYVMLLKKDGSQRQKFLDFITINVSEFFRNPDIFEELKVMLKQELLSKNSSLKIWSAACSIGAEPYSIAIYLNELSRGARHKILATDIDNTIIERAKKGEYTISEVKNVSKEYLSKYFTLRDDKYIINSEIKSLVNFKKHDLILESYESNFDLIVCRNVVIYFNQDIKNNIYKKFSQSLKKGGLLFVGATESIYNFKDYGFEKASTFIYRKL; encoded by the coding sequence ATGGATATGGCTTATTTTGAGCAGTGGGTTTTAAAAGAATTTAATATAAACCTGTCAGCCTATAAATCAAATCAACTGCATAGAAGGATAAATAGTTTGATGTCCAGGGTAGGAGTAAGCAGTATAGATGAATATGTAATGCTTCTAAAGAAAGATGGTTCTCAAAGACAAAAATTTTTAGATTTCATTACAATAAATGTATCTGAATTTTTTAGAAATCCAGATATATTTGAAGAACTTAAAGTTATGCTAAAACAAGAATTGCTTTCTAAAAACAGCTCTTTAAAGATATGGAGTGCAGCTTGCTCAATCGGGGCAGAACCTTATTCCATAGCTATATATTTGAACGAATTATCTAGAGGGGCAAGGCATAAAATACTGGCTACAGATATAGATAATACCATAATTGAGAGGGCTAAAAAAGGAGAATACACAATATCTGAAGTGAAAAATGTAAGTAAGGAGTATTTAAGCAAATATTTTACTCTGCGGGATGATAAATATATTATAAATTCTGAAATAAAGAGTTTAGTTAATTTTAAAAAGCACGACTTAATATTAGAGAGTTATGAAAGCAATTTTGATTTAATAGTATGCAGGAATGTGGTAATATATTTTAATCAAGATATAAAAAACAACATATATAAAAAATTTAGCCAATCCTTGAAAAAAGGCGGGTTATTGTTTGTTGGAGCTACTGAAAGTATATATAATTTTAAGGATTATGGCTTTGAGAAAGCTTCTACCTTTATATATAGAAAGCTATAG
- the flgM gene encoding flagellar biosynthesis anti-sigma factor FlgM, protein MKVNGISLNKILNIYEKSKKEYETTRVSGQKDSIEISSLGKSLSSYVKGDETINSKEKVENIKKAVENGTYNVDKKLVAAKIIEAMKGKL, encoded by the coding sequence ATGAAGGTTAATGGAATCAGTTTAAATAAAATATTGAATATCTATGAAAAAAGTAAAAAGGAATATGAAACAACCAGGGTTTCAGGACAAAAGGATTCCATTGAAATTTCATCCCTTGGAAAAAGTTTAAGTTCTTATGTCAAGGGGGATGAAACCATAAATTCTAAGGAAAAAGTAGAAAATATCAAAAAAGCTGTGGAAAATGGCACTTATAATGTAGATAAGAAATTAGTTGCGGCTAAAATTATAGAAGCTATGAAGGGAAAATTGTAA
- a CDS encoding chemotaxis protein CheW, with the protein MQVVIFGLNNEQFAVETAKVQSINDAMEITRVPKAPTYIKGLINLRGNVISLLDINFLMDIPKNDKSEGNVIILEMEDELVGISVDQVDEVLDLEDSIVEKENDEKKQAYIKGIINLKDRIITLIDIDKLLSD; encoded by the coding sequence ATGCAGGTTGTCATATTCGGATTAAACAATGAGCAATTTGCTGTAGAAACAGCCAAAGTTCAAAGTATAAATGATGCTATGGAAATAACTAGAGTTCCTAAGGCACCAACTTATATAAAAGGTCTTATAAATTTAAGGGGAAATGTGATATCCCTTTTAGATATAAATTTTTTAATGGATATTCCTAAAAATGACAAGAGCGAAGGAAATGTAATAATACTTGAAATGGAAGATGAACTGGTAGGAATAAGTGTAGATCAAGTAGATGAAGTTTTAGATTTAGAAGATAGCATTGTAGAAAAGGAAAATGATGAGAAAAAGCAGGCCTATATAAAGGGAATAATAAATTTAAAAGACAGAATAATTACCTTGATTGATATAGATAAGCTTCTTTCGGATTAA
- a CDS encoding chemotaxis protein CheC, which produces MDYKSLTSMQLDALREVVNIGTGNAATALSQLINKKVDITVPDVNIVPFDDIFTSIEGDEIVVGVIVRILGDAPGNILFIFEKETALELISMLMGYKEEYLNDMGNSVLCEVGNITSSSYMNAISKLTGLYMIPSVPAVTCDMLGAILSTTFIESGQFDEYVLDIETLFIQNNSKISGHFYYVPMPGSLEKIFNALGI; this is translated from the coding sequence ATGGACTACAAAAGCCTTACATCCATGCAGCTTGATGCACTAAGAGAAGTTGTAAATATAGGCACGGGAAATGCAGCTACAGCCTTATCCCAGCTTATAAATAAAAAGGTGGATATTACAGTGCCAGATGTAAATATAGTACCCTTTGACGACATCTTTACCAGTATTGAAGGAGATGAAATAGTTGTAGGAGTGATAGTAAGAATTTTAGGAGATGCACCAGGAAATATATTATTCATATTTGAAAAAGAAACTGCCCTTGAGCTTATCTCCATGTTAATGGGTTATAAAGAAGAATATTTAAATGATATGGGAAACTCAGTGCTTTGTGAGGTAGGTAATATAACATCCAGTTCTTATATGAATGCAATATCCAAACTTACGGGACTGTACATGATACCTTCAGTGCCTGCGGTTACATGTGATATGCTGGGAGCAATACTTTCCACTACATTTATAGAGTCTGGACAGTTTGATGAATATGTGCTGGATATAGAAACATTGTTTATACAAAATAATTCTAAGATAAGCGGACATTTTTATTATGTCCCTATGCCTGGTTCACTTGAGAAAATTTTTAATGCTTTAGGAATATGA